The sequence below is a genomic window from Syntrophorhabdaceae bacterium.
CATTTTGGGCTCCTGTTACTTTTACCCCTCCCTTTATGATTAAAAGGATTTCTTCATGTCCTCTGCAGATTTAACAAGTCTTCCTATCTCCTTTGGTTTTAGAATTCCATAAATCATGTAACAGGCAGACTTCCTGTATCCTCATAGCCAAGTATGTACTCTTTACTTTCTCTCTCGTAAGCCCTTTTTTTATGATGTCGATTTTCTTCATCTGTTCCTCCTCTTAGTTGATTAATTTTTGGTAACCATAAATAATTCCGAGTATGACAAATGCTATTGCTGGTAAAAATAAAAAAAGTCTTGCTACAATCAACGGCTCACAGCCCACAGCCGTATCTTTTATGAAAGACATGGCTACCCTTGGCATTGAACAGATATTTACCTCTTATAACAATCCTAAGGGCAATGCCGATACAGAGCGAATGATGAGGACGATAAAAGAAGAAGTCCTATGGCTTAATGAGTTTGGCAGTGTTGAGGAGGCAAAAGAAAAGATAGGCAATTGGATAGAGATTGACTACAACAAACTGTATGTTCATTCGGAGCTTGGATACATATCTCCTGAGGAGTTTGAGGAGCGATATTTTAGCGGAATTTTCTTAAAAGAGTCTGCGTGAGGGGGATACCGAGATATGGGTTGGACTGAGAAAATCGATTGTAGGGCAAATAGGGAAGCCGTTTTTGAATGGATAACATCTCTACACCTTTTAGGCATTAAAAATGTCTTGAAAAAAGGGTCGCAGTACAGTTTAGAAAAAATCACTCAATGAACTTTTTTTATCTCTTGACCGCACATCCGGTAATAATGCTATTCGCTCGAGACCACAGAGAGGCCTTGAGAGTATATTTCTTACGGGACAGTAAATTTCTTGCCCAAAGGTCATGAAGTGTTGCCAGAATTAATAAGCTTCACGTTCTGGCTATTATAAGAATTTCATCTCTCCTTGATCTCTGTGGGCTCTGCAAGAGATAAATAAAGCTTGCCACTATTGACCGGTCAATATTCACCAGCCACCTTTTTCTTGACCTCCAATTAATAAATATCTATATTACTCACAACCATATGGACAGGGTAAGGATAGAAAGGCTACCTAATACTAAGGATATAGAAGGCGCAAAGAGATGGGACGAGGATAAGGGTGAATTCGTCCAGGTATCATACAAGCAGGAGATATGGCATCTTGCCTTTTTTGAGCTAAAAAAAGGTTTCTTCAGGGGGAGCCACTATCATGAAAAAAAGGAGGAATTCTTTTATATAATAAACGGAAGGATAAGGGCTATCTTTTTCGATATAGACACAGGGGAAAAAGAAGAGCACATCCTTGAAAAAGGGGAAAGGATAAATGTCCTGCCGAGATGCGGACATATCTTTATCGGATTAGAAGATACCTATGTAATAGAATACAGTCCTCAGGTATATGATAAGGAAGATGCATATAGATTAGATTTTTCTGTTTGATTAAGGTGCGTGTTTATGGAATATAACCATAAAGATGAAAAAACAGGGGCAGAGGCATTAATAAAAACAGCAGTAGATGCAGGCATCAAGGTATGTTATGCCAATGCAGGGACAACAGAGATACCTATTTTATTAGCCCTTGATAGATATCCTGAAATAAAAACAGTTTTGTGTCTCTTTGAAGGTGTGTGCACCGGAGCTGCAGATGGTTACGGCAGGATGACCGGCTCACCTGCCATGACACTTCTACATCTCGGTCCTGGTTTTGCCAACGGCATAGCAAATCTCCATAACGCCCGCAGGGCACAGACACCTTTATTGAATATAATTGGCCAGCACTCCACTTGGCATATCCCAGCAGACCCGCCTCTCAATATGGAATTAGAGGCGCTGGTTAAAACTGCCTCAGATTGGGTAAGGACAAACAATAACCCTGACATCATCTCCAGAGATACAATAGATGCAATCCATACTGCCTATGGAAACAAAACAGCAAGCCTTATAATACCTCATAATCACCAGACAGCATTGTTTAATCATAAGATTGAAATACTCCCCGAGATTAAAAAAGAAACAATAGATATGAAAAACATAGAATATGTTGCCTATGAAATGGGAAGGGCTAACAAAGTTGCCCTACTTTTAGGAGGAGGCGCCCTTAGAAAAAAAGGGCTCGAGATAGTAAAGAGGATTCAGTCAAAAACAGGGTGTTATATATTAACAGAGACATTCCCCGGCTATATTGACCGTGGCGGAGGCCTTCCTTATGTGGAAAAGATTCCCTATTTCCCTGAAGGGGCAAAAGACCTTTTATCTCCATTTGAACTGGTTGTTTTGGTAGGGGCAAAGGAGCCGGTGACATTCTTTGGCTACGAAGGCATAGATAGCTATCTGATAACAAAGGATCAAAAAAAGGTCTATCTGTGCAATGAAAAACATGACATATATACTGCCATGGAATATCTTGCCGAGGCACTGGAGACCGGAAATAAATATTATGCAAGAAAAACCGTTGCTCCTGATAAATTAAGATCAAATATGCCTACAGGCAAACTAACACCTGACAAGCTATCTCATATAGTGGCAGCATTGCAGCCTGAAGATGCCATAATTGTAGACGAAGGGCTCACATCCTTTTTTGCCTATTATTCACTCTCTGCTGGCCAGTCACCACATACGGTTCTCACCATAACAGGCGGGGCAATAGGATACGGTATGCCCTGCGCAATAGGTGCTGCCATGGCATGTCCGGAAAGGCCTGTAATAAATGTCCAGGCAGACGGCAGTGCCCTTTATACTGTTCAGGCATTATGGACACAGGCCCATGAATCCATGAATATAAAAACCCTTATCTGCTCTAACAGGTCATATAATATACTGAAGATAGAGCTTGGTAGGGCAGGCATAACCCATCCAGGCAAGAGTTCTCTATCCCTTATGGATATAGACAAGCCTTATGTTGACTGGGTAAAGATAGCCAGGGGGTTTGGCATAAAGGCAGTGTCTGTTGAGACCGCAGAAGACCTTACAAAAGAGTTCAAAAATGCCCTTATAGAAAAAGGCCCGCACCTCATAGAGATGATATTATAAACGAGACTTCTGAAGCCACCCCTTGCTTTAATCTCATATCATTCCCACTTTGTAAGCGGAAAGATAGTTTCGCCCTGCATGACCATTAATTATCCACACAGGGCGAAAAAAGAGGGGAATAATTTTAAACTTAATAAGAATATATTTGAACTTATTGCAGGTCAATGATATAAATCACATACAACCTTTGTTAAATCTTGTAAATTTTAAAAAAATATTTGAACAAGAATGGGAGGGGAAAATGCCTGTTAAAAAAATATTATTAAAGCAATCTTTCATAGCCGTATTATTTATCGTATTTATCATTGCACCACTATACAGTGCTTTTGGTGCAGCAGGAAAGATAGCTGATCTCAGCGGCAGTGTCTCTATGAGGGATAGAAATAATGTGCCTTATAAAATGACAAAAAAAGGTGATGTATTCGATAAAGGCTACTGGATAAAGACAGGTAATGATGGGTGGGCATCCCTTGCCTTGACAGATGGAAGCAAGATAACCCTTGCCAACAACACAGAACTGGAGATAACAGAATTTGTGATAGGGAAGAATAAAAAAAGTGGCGTTTTCTCGGTCACGCAGGGTAAGCTGAGGGCATCAGTCACAAGATTGGCAGGCGAAAGGGTAGACTATAAGGTAAAAAGTAATACAGCAGTGGCAGGCATAAAGGGAACAGAATTCATGATGATGGCTCAAGGTCAGGCAAACGTCTTCTTCGGCAATGAAGGCAGTGTAGGTGTATCAGGAGACAGAGGAGATGCAAAACAACTATCTGCAGATACAATGGTGCAGAACACAAGGGGATATGTCCCAGTT
It includes:
- a CDS encoding integrase core domain-containing protein, giving the protein MTNAIAGKNKKSLATINGSQPTAVSFMKDMATLGIEQIFTSYNNPKGNADTERMMRTIKEEVLWLNEFGSVEEAKEKIGNWIEIDYNKLYVHSELGYISPEEFEERYFSGIFLKESA
- a CDS encoding cupin domain-containing protein; translated protein: MDRVRIERLPNTKDIEGAKRWDEDKGEFVQVSYKQEIWHLAFFELKKGFFRGSHYHEKKEEFFYIINGRIRAIFFDIDTGEKEEHILEKGERINVLPRCGHIFIGLEDTYVIEYSPQVYDKEDAYRLDFSV
- a CDS encoding acetolactate synthase large subunit yields the protein MEYNHKDEKTGAEALIKTAVDAGIKVCYANAGTTEIPILLALDRYPEIKTVLCLFEGVCTGAADGYGRMTGSPAMTLLHLGPGFANGIANLHNARRAQTPLLNIIGQHSTWHIPADPPLNMELEALVKTASDWVRTNNNPDIISRDTIDAIHTAYGNKTASLIIPHNHQTALFNHKIEILPEIKKETIDMKNIEYVAYEMGRANKVALLLGGGALRKKGLEIVKRIQSKTGCYILTETFPGYIDRGGGLPYVEKIPYFPEGAKDLLSPFELVVLVGAKEPVTFFGYEGIDSYLITKDQKKVYLCNEKHDIYTAMEYLAEALETGNKYYARKTVAPDKLRSNMPTGKLTPDKLSHIVAALQPEDAIIVDEGLTSFFAYYSLSAGQSPHTVLTITGGAIGYGMPCAIGAAMACPERPVINVQADGSALYTVQALWTQAHESMNIKTLICSNRSYNILKIELGRAGITHPGKSSLSLMDIDKPYVDWVKIARGFGIKAVSVETAEDLTKEFKNALIEKGPHLIEMIL
- a CDS encoding FecR domain-containing protein: MPVKKILLKQSFIAVLFIVFIIAPLYSAFGAAGKIADLSGSVSMRDRNNVPYKMTKKGDVFDKGYWIKTGNDGWASLALTDGSKITLANNTELEITEFVIGKNKKSGVFSVTQGKLRASVTRLAGERVDYKVKSNTAVAGIKGTEFMMMAQGQANVFFGNEGSVGVSGDRGDAKQLSADTMVQNTRGYVPVDPVEVKPQTPLHTAKTNFQEITAATPPKDWEISNNLPHIIARWNINYGHYLADAGKYDEALHVFQIALDLTDKPDIRSDARLERGAVYSSFLNNPEAALSEYLLVLEEYPQIAQREVALYNVARTLYELGFKPQAGARLLQYKKEYPQGRYLSNVETYLRTLGIKP